In Cryptomeria japonica chromosome 5, Sugi_1.0, whole genome shotgun sequence, the genomic window CTTGAGCTGGAGGTTGAAGTCTGAGAGTCTCCTGAGCTGCTCTCCATGAATATTTCATCCTTTGAATGTCCTCTCATTAAAACTCTTTCCTACCTTCCATCTCTTTTAAAATCTGAGTTTGTTCtgtaattttgacaatattattagaTTTGATTGTGAtatttctagattagattgtgtgagaGTTTGCAGAAACGTTTCATTAGATCTGTCATTAGATCTGATTTATAGTATTTATCATTAGATCTAATTTATAGTATTTCTAGATTAGAATGTGTGAGATCAGTCTTTACATCAACCGTTCAGATAACATTCCGAGATTCATAATGATAATAAAGAACTAAGAAAATAAAAACTCCACAACGTTAATAGAAAAATTGACACACAGTCTAATTCAAAAATTACAACGACCAAAATTATAGATTATGAAAATCTGATATATTACAAATTAAAATTTGAGAGACGAGTAGGCAATACCTTGGACAACCTGGCGGTAGCACTCTGGATTCAGAGCCAGATATCGGAGGAGGAACGTTTATTACCACTGTATCTTGGCTTGCTGCTAAAAGTATCAGCATGTTATCCTTAATCTCATCATCCGTTAGTTTCTCCTCTTCTACTTCCCCAACAAGGCAGGATAACAAGTCTTTCCGACCGCCATTTCTCCTCCTCTCATCGATAAACATTTGGATTACTTGGCGGAGATGATTTCTGGCAGGAATCGCCTTTCGAAATCTAGTCCCAGGCAAATTCAAAGGCATCTGCATGAGCATTCCCTTTACCATGTCCTCAAAACGGGGAAACAACTCTTCCTGTTGCATCTGATCATCAATAGTGAAGAAGAGAGTACAGGCCACAGAAAACAAGCAGCGCCTGATGAGAGGAAAGGCTTTCACTTGTTCATTGCAAACCCAGAAACTTTTCATGTGACTTTTCACTACACAATCTACTCTGCCTACCAATTTCTGCAAAGCCTGAGGCCTTAAAAACTCGGTGATAATCTTCCTCATGGACTTGGCCTCTTCCCCAACCTTGGTAGGCAAAGAATGGCTTACTAAATTGGTAACAGAGTAGGGCCAGTGGGTGTGGACCAAAGTGTTTTCATTGCTGAAAAGAAATCGATTCGCTTGAACACTGTAAAACACTGCTGTAGGAAAGCCAAACAAAGAGGTCTTGAAGATGTCTCCTCCATATTGCTCAATCTTGTGCTGGAAAAAGGTGTGGGCTTTATTGGCCTTGGCACTCATAACAAGCTGTGGCATTTCTCCCACCAGTGGCCACCCGAAGCTGCCTGGAGGGAGAATAGAGGAAGAAATCTTGTGAGAAGATAGTTTTCTCTTGCCAACAACAATGAAAATAATTAGTAGAGCTCCGCCTATCAGTAAACCAAGACTGATCTCTACATCCATTACTACTGAATAGAGAGGTCGTTGGCCTGGTTCTGTTTGTGGTGTAGCTTCCCACTGCTTTTATTTATAACCACAACATCCATATTGATGGGTGATATTTTGGGGCACATAAAAATCTATTGTACGATCcatgttttgtgtttttgaattgATGCCGTTTGGCTTAAGGAGTCGGTTATTCTCCAGTTCGAAAACACAAAATCTGCTACCTTTTCAATGGTGTTAAAGTCCAGAAAACAATTGTGTTAGGGAATAGTAATTTTGTATAGAGAATAGCAAGGAGCCAGCTAATGTGTGTTTTGGGAGCTATGCTATTTTGAATTGAGAATAGTTGTTGTCCCTTAAGTCGATTATTCTTCATACAAAATCGTATCTGTTTGAAAACACAAACTCTGCAAATCACAATGGATTTTTATGCAATTGTCACTAGTCCGATCCTCTTAATCCGCCTTGGAGAATATTCATTTTCTATGGAGAATAGTTGGTACCATCTTTAAGTAAGGAGCTGGCTGATTTGTGTTTTGGCAGCTATGctgttttgtatggagaatagctATTGCGATCTTTAAGGATGGAGTTgtctattctccatacaaaactCATAATGCAATTGTTTTTCAGTAGATTTTCCGCACTTCTACACCACTGAGAAGACAGATTAAGAGGATCAAACCAGTGAAAAGCATTAAAATCCATTGTGATatgcagattttgtgttttcaaACAGATGTCGTTTTATATAGAGAGTAGCTGGCTCAAGGAGTGGCAACAGCTATTCTCCGTACAAAACTCATAATGCAATTTTTTTCAACATATTTTCTGCACTTTTACACCATTGAGGTGGATTAAGAGGATCAAATTAGTGAAAATTGCATAAAAATCTATTATaatatgaatattttgtattttcaAATAGATGTCATTTTGTATGGAAAATGATTGGCTCACTTAAAGATGTCCCAATCTATTGCAATCTATATTTATCAAttctatcaaatttccacaatccattacaATAAGGAAAACAGTTTCTAGATTTGATTCTGTAAGAATTTTaaacatcaatgtttcagatcacactttgtgatccatcatcaggataaatGAGAATTCAAGgagatgatggatcacagagtgtgattcgaaacgttgatgttTAAAActcttacacaatcaaatccaaaagttgTATTCCTTAATCTATATTTATTCTTAATCTACCTGCTAACTCTACACTAATTTCAGGATGATACaataacttagttctcttttttcaaAGCAAGTATTTATCCAATTCCCTATCTAGAATGAATTTTATCTTTTCACAATAAAACA contains:
- the LOC131045023 gene encoding cytochrome P450 716B1 translates to MDVEISLGLLIGGALLIIFIVVGKRKLSSHKISSSILPPGSFGWPLVGEMPQLVMSAKANKAHTFFQHKIEQYGGDIFKTSLFGFPTAVFYSVQANRFLFSNENTLVHTHWPYSVTNLVSHSLPTKVGEEAKSMRKIITEFLRPQALQKLVGRVDCVVKSHMKSFWVCNEQVKAFPLIRRCLFSVACTLFFTIDDQMQQEELFPRFEDMVKGMLMQMPLNLPGTRFRKAIPARNHLRQVIQMFIDERRRNGGRKDLLSCLVGEVEEEKLTDDEIKDNMLILLAASQDTVVINVPPPISGSESRVLPPDTDYVIVLLNVGQLIWTVHSTHKNPEHFKGPEKFDPSRFEGRGPAPYTFVPFGGGPRMCPGTEFAAMVILVFIHNAVKCFDWDLVDADENITADPLPIPARGLPLSLRPH